The Punica granatum isolate Tunisia-2019 chromosome 4, ASM765513v2, whole genome shotgun sequence genome has a window encoding:
- the LOC116203631 gene encoding E3 ubiquitin-protein ligase RHA1B-like isoform X1, protein MGFPIGYSEIFVPTIFLHTLSILGLIRNLISSLFHFLGLPDLIEPDFVFPEAQNRLPNADTQAPMSAILIRELLPVVKFESLADPPESCAVCLHEFDRGEEIRWLRNCRHVFHTGCLDRWIDCDQKTCPLCRTQFVPDDMREEFCQQLWAASGVGSSLDSSCCGANAELPSCCPMFCPALECSLYVLLIFLIVSFRSAEFT, encoded by the exons ATGGGTTTTCCAATTGGTTACTCGGAAATTTTCGTGCCGACTATTTTCCTCCACACGCTCTCAATTCTGGGTCTCATCAGAAACCTCATTTCCTCCCTCTTCCACTTCCTGGGTCTGCCGGACCTCATAGAACCCGATTTCGTATTTCCTGAGGCCCAGAACCGGCTACCTAATGCAGATACCCAAGCTCCCATGTCCGCTATCCTTATCCGGGAGCTCCTGCCCGTGGTTAAGTTCGAGAGCCTGGCAGACCCACCCGAGAGCTGCGCGGTCTGTCTGCACGAGTTTGACAGAGGAGAGGAGATCAGGTGGTTGAGGAACTGCAGGCATGTCTTCCACACCGGGTGCTTGGACCGTTGGATAGACTGTGATCAGAAGACATGCCCGTTGTGTAGGACCCAGTTCGTGCCTGATGATATGAGAGAGGAGTTTTGTCAACAGCTATGGGCTGCCTCCGGGGTTG GTTCCAGCCTTGATTCCAGCTGCTGCGGTGCAAATGCTGAGCTTCCTTCTTGTTGTCCCATGTTCTGTCCAGCGCTGGAGTGTTCCCTGTATGtcctcttaatttttttgatagttTCGTTTAGGTCTGCAGAATTTACCTGA
- the LOC116203629 gene encoding keratin, type I cytoskeletal 9 — protein MRIRKNAKLSSLQLGLSSSTPTAALQSHVCQLNQSPWDVITFSHDYPSPTSSFHLYHHRQLEGADGFAGNATFSDSLGPLDGGVEMAMEDDDYDTGNWKREEAPDDNNIDDGDNHNNTDDTAHYREGNSNTRGGFPGGFGMMRGCCKRTNGKGWQCSREAKEGHYLCDHHSKSHNTDNNNSVSGAAYGSGTEPSASSAKKGGTGRRGRPPKRGPSSKSSSEANNSNQFYYYSGFGPSWGRRRAQTQRGGSGSRGGGGGGGGRGESRIEAGEESSGRSSGTSPPPPPSCRVGAGGEEEMELDYAVIYDIEEDEDEVEEGGTNEEGSGGGGGRKRTRKPVKARSLKSLM, from the exons ATGAGGATCCGTAAGAACGCGAAGCTCTCGTCGCTGCAGCTGGGTCTCTCCTCCTCGACGCCGACCGCGGCCTTACAGTCGCACGTCTGCCAGCTCAACCAGTCCCCATGGGACGTGATTACCTTCTCTCACGACTACCCCTCCCCGACGTCGTCGTTTCATCTCTACCACCACCGCCAG CTCGAAGGAGCTGACGGATTCGCCGGAAATGCCACCTTCAGCGATTCCCTCGGACCGCTCGACGG CGGCGTCGAGATGGCCATGGAGGATGATGACTATGATACTGGGAACTGGAAGCGAGAGGAAGCTCCCgatgataataatattgaTGATGGTGATAATCATAATAATACCGATGATACTGCTCATTATCGGGAAGGTAATAGTAATACCAGGGGTGGGTTCCCCGGGGGCTTCGGCATGATGAGGGGATGCTGCAAGAGGACCAACGGCAAGGGGTGGCAGTGCTCTAGAGAGGCCAAGGAAGGGCATTATTTATGCGACCACCACTCGAAGTCTCACAATACCGACAATAATAATAGCGTTAGTGGAGCGGCCTATGGCTCTGGTACTGAGCCGTCTGCCTCCTCAGCCAAGAAGGGCGGGACGGGCCGCCGGGGCCGGCCGCCCAAGAGAGGCCCATCGTCCAAGTCGTCGTCCGAGGCAAATAATTCGAACCAGTTCTATTACTACTCGGGGTTCGGCCCCTCGTGGGGGAGACGGCGAGCTCAGACTCAGAGGGGTGGCAGCGGcagcagaggaggaggaggaggaggaggaggccgaGGGGAGTCGAGGATAGAGGCGGGGGAAGAGAGCAGCGGACGGAGCTCGGGGACgtcgccgccgccgccgccatCGTGTCGGGTAGGCGCCGGCGGGGAGGAGGAGATGGAATTGGATTATGCAGTGATATACGATAtagaagaagatgaggatgaggtGGAAGAAGGTGGGACAAATGAGGAGGGAAGTGGAGGAGGGGGAGGGCGGAAGAGGACGAGGAAGCCGGTGAAGGCCCGATCGTTGAAGTCTCTGATGTGA
- the LOC116203631 gene encoding E3 ubiquitin-protein ligase RHA1B-like isoform X2 codes for MGFPIGYSEIFVPTIFLHTLSILGLIRNLISSLFHFLGLPDLIEPDFVFPEAQNRLPNADTQAPMSAILIRELLPVVKFESLADPPESCAVCLHEFDRGEEIRWLRNCRHVFHTGCLDRWIDCDQKTCPLCRTQFVPDDMREEFCQQLWAASGVA; via the exons ATGGGTTTTCCAATTGGTTACTCGGAAATTTTCGTGCCGACTATTTTCCTCCACACGCTCTCAATTCTGGGTCTCATCAGAAACCTCATTTCCTCCCTCTTCCACTTCCTGGGTCTGCCGGACCTCATAGAACCCGATTTCGTATTTCCTGAGGCCCAGAACCGGCTACCTAATGCAGATACCCAAGCTCCCATGTCCGCTATCCTTATCCGGGAGCTCCTGCCCGTGGTTAAGTTCGAGAGCCTGGCAGACCCACCCGAGAGCTGCGCGGTCTGTCTGCACGAGTTTGACAGAGGAGAGGAGATCAGGTGGTTGAGGAACTGCAGGCATGTCTTCCACACCGGGTGCTTGGACCGTTGGATAGACTGTGATCAGAAGACATGCCCGTTGTGTAGGACCCAGTTCGTGCCTGATGATATGAGAGAGGAGTTTTGTCAACAGCTATGGGCTGCCTCCGGGGTTG CCTGA
- the LOC116203630 gene encoding syntaxin-71-like, whose translation MSVIDLITRVDAICKKYDKYDVDKQKEPNVAGDDAFARLYGVIEADVESAVQKSELAATEKNRATVVAMNAEIRRTKARLLEELPKLQRLAFKKVKGLSKEELEARNDLVLALKDRIEAIPDGTVGGSSQNGGSMASTSRMGIKFDTTSDRRYDSEHYQQTEESDRFRQEYEMRRIKQDQGLDVIAEGLDTLKNMAGDLNEELDRQVPLMDEIDDKVDRAASELKNTNRRLKDTVTQLRSSRNFCLDIILLCIILGIAAYLYNVLK comes from the exons ATGAGCGTGATCGACCTGATAACGAGGGTCGACGCGATTTGCAAGAAGTACGACAAGTACGATGTCGACAAGCAGAAGGAGCCTAACGTCGCCGGTGACGACGCTTTTGCCCGCCTCTACGGCGTTATCGAGGCTGATGTCGAATCCGCCGTCCAG AAATCGGAGTTGGCGGCGACGGAGAAGAACAGAGCTACTGTGGTCGCGATGAACGCGGAGATTCGGCGGACTAAGGCTCGGCTGCTCGAGGAGCTCCCCAAATTGCAGAGACTGGCATTCAAAAAG GTGAAGGGACTTTCGAAAGAAGAGCTCGAGGCTCGAAACGATCTAGTCTTGGCTCTGAAGGACAGAATTGAAGCTATTCCTGATGGGACTGTTGGTGGATCTTCCCAAAATGGTGGTTCTATGGCCTCAACTTCTCGCATGGGGATCAAATTCGACACGACTTCAG ATAGGAGATATGATAGTGAACACTATCAGCAAACTGAGGAATCCGACAGGTTCAGGCAGGAGTATGAAATGAGGCGAATCAAGCAG gatCAAGGGTTAGATGTGATTGCAGAGGGATTGGACACCCTGAAAAACATGGCTGGTGACTTGAATGAG GAATTGGACAGACAAGTACCCCTGATGGATGAAATAGATGACAAG gtTGACAGGGCAGCGTCTGAACTCAAAAACACAAATAGGAGGCTCAAAGATACAGTTACTCAG CTGAGGTCGAGTCGCAACTTCTGCCTCGACATAATCCTTCTGTGTATAATTCTCGGGATAGCAGCCTACTTATACAA CGTGCTGAAATAG
- the LOC116203626 gene encoding uncharacterized protein LOC116203626 isoform X3, translated as MESLGQVSNSMLPMVCFRDGSPPLPDVSNSSLKSLAFSMPSNESLKRIQGLQNAEQCYPMQRNITMKLTNEQISPGIWYFGLFNGLGPARTQSKMIVRRASYSFSANVSVEGCMASMTWGQYCNQTIDSLSCTQSETNSSTDYPLALKNQTQSVLSCKNSFETSCLGSEQIKVYYIDVLEMAEELTFMATDVRLNPAPSNHTGNFSGVNLMYFARHGSIASSAQHDYSSNISSTPLVIQSPMVGRWYVTILPSNFSKQSGQTQVSNATVCFSIKLQVLECPLGKAGPNCLWERHELQTIPRISVPFESYYLPLSGKVSSSSANFLLDPLLSNSSSGGLNDTWTYFVLEIPRGAAGGNIHVRVTSDAKIKFEIYTRFGGLPSLRSWDYYYANKTSSSDGSTFFISNNSTEEKIDFYILNAREGSWVVGIRQPNSTATGSKGDPTMSLSLERCPRKCSSHGDCKTAFDASGLTSYSFCSCDRNHGGFDCSIEIVSHQGHLLQSIFLIASNAAAILPAYWALRQKAFAEWVLFTSSGISSGLYHACDVGTWCALSFGVLQFMDFWLSFMAVVSTFVYLTTISEVHKRAIHTAVAILTALMALTKATRSSNIILVMAIGVMGLLIGWLIELSTKFRTFSFSAGVWLNMLDRWQVIRVWLRNLVKTLMRRFRWGFLIAGFIALIMAGVSWKLETSESYWIWHSLWHVTIYTSSFFFLCSKATVAADGDEERPPYALTRQDSFSRGH; from the exons ATGGAAAGCTTAGGACAAGTATCTAATAGCATGTTGCCTATGGTTTGCTTCAGAGATGGTAGCCCTCCTCTACCAGACGTCTCAAACTCTTCTTTAAAGAGTTTAG CTTTCAGTATGCCGTCTAATGAATCACTTAAAAGAATACAAGGACTTCAGAATGCAGAGCAGTGCTATCCTATGCAAAGAAATATAACTATGAAGTTGACTAATGAGCAG aTATCTCCAGGAATTTGGTACTTTGGTCTTTTTAATGGGCTTGGACCTGCGAGGACTCAATCAAAGATG ATTGTGCGAAGGGCATCTTATTCATTCAGTGCGAATGTTAGTGTGGAAGGATGCATGGCTTCAATGACATGGGGCCAGTATTGCAATCAGACAATTGATTCGCTTTCATGTACTCAGTCTGAGACTAATAGTAGTACAGATTATCCTTTGGCTCTCAAGAACCAGACTCAGAGTGTGCTCTCatgcaaaaattcttttgagaCTTCTTGCCTGGGTAGTGAACAAATAAAAGTCTACTATATCGACGTATTGGAGATGGCAGAAGAACTGACATTTATGGCAACTGACGTCAGACTCAATCCTGCACCTTCAAATCACACCGGGAATTTTAGCGGGGTTAACTTAATGTATTTCGCTCGGCATGGCTCCATAGCTTCTTCAGCTCAACATGATTATTCAAGTAATATCAGTAGTACGCCGCTGGTTATTCAGTCGCCAATGGTGGGTCGTTGGTATGTCACTATTCTACCTAGCAACTTCTCAAAACAAAGTGGACAAACTCAGGTTTCCAATGCCACAGTGTGCTTTTCCATAAAATTGCAAGTGCTTGAATGTCCTTTGGGGAAGGCTGGACCAAATTGTCTGTGGGAAAGACATGAGCTTCAG ACCATTCCCAGAATATCGGTTCCATTTGAATCTTACTATTTACCACTCAGTGGAAAAGTATCTTCCAGTTCAGCGAACTTTCTCCTCGACCCTCTTTTAAGCAACTCCTCATCTGGTGGACTAAATGATACTTGGACATATTTTGTTTTGGAAATTCCACGTGGTGCAGCTGGAGGAAATATCCATGTCCGAGTAACATCAGATGCAAAGATTAAGTTTGAGATATACACTAGATTTGGTGGACTGCCATCTCTTCGAAGCTGGGATTATTATTATGCGAACAAGACTAGTAGCAGTGATGGCTCAACATTTTTCATATCAAATAATTCAACTGAAGAGAAAATTGACTTTTACATCTTGAATGCTAGAGAAGGCAGTTGGGTTGTTGGAATAAGGCAACCAAATAGCACTGCTACTGGTTCTAAAGGTGATCCTACCATGTCACTTTCCCTAGAGAGATGCCCAAGAAAATGCTCATCTCATGGGGATTGCAAAACTGCTTTTGATGCCAGTGGATTGACATCTTATAG ctTCTGCTCCTGTGATCGTAATCATGGAGGTTTTGACTGCAGTATTGAAATTGTCTCTCACCAAG GACACTTACTGCAGTCAATCTTCCTTATTGCATCAAATGCTGCAGCTATTCTCCCTGCCTACTGGGCTCTCAGACAAAAG GCTTTTGCAGAATGGGTGCTCTTCACATCCAGTGGCATTTCTAGTGGACTATATCATGCCTGTGATGTTGGCACATGGTGTGCTTTATCCTTTGGTGTCTTGCAG TTCATGGACTTTTGGCTATCTTTCATGGCGGTCGTGAGCACTTTTGTGTACCTGACTACTATCAGTGAAGTACATAAGAGGGCAATCCATACAGCTGTTGCAATTCTCACAGCTCTAATGGCCTTAACTAAAGCGACCAG GTCCTCTAATATTATTCTCGTGATGGCGATTGGGGTTATGGGTCTTCTCATTGGATGGTTAATAGAGCTGTCCACCAAGTTCaggacattttctttttctgccgGAGTTTGGTTAAATATGCTTGACAG GTGGCAAGTTATTAGGGTATGGTTGCGTAATCTAGTGAAGACGCTTATGAGGCGGTTCCGCTGGGGCTTCCTGATAGCAGGTTTTATTGCACTCATAATGGCAGGAGTAAGCTGGAAACTCGAAACTAGCGAAAGCTACTGGATTTGGCATAG TCTTTGGCATGTCACGATATACACAtcatctttcttcttcctatGCTCGAAAGCAACTGTGGCAGCAGATGGGGATGAGGAAAGGCCACCTTATGCGTTAACTCGGCAAGACTCATTCTCTAGAGGCCATTAG
- the LOC116203626 gene encoding uncharacterized protein LOC116203626 isoform X1 — MALYWIRGCLFSLILCQLLCCYSLGGASGSGSSPPPNTFTVSSFSYPQSKLRPYDLRYIRVDLPPWFSSVSIELESDVDLDMESLGQVSNSMLPMVCFRDGSPPLPDVSNSSLKSLAFSMPSNESLKRIQGLQNAEQCYPMQRNITMKLTNEQISPGIWYFGLFNGLGPARTQSKMIVRRASYSFSANVSVEGCMASMTWGQYCNQTIDSLSCTQSETNSSTDYPLALKNQTQSVLSCKNSFETSCLGSEQIKVYYIDVLEMAEELTFMATDVRLNPAPSNHTGNFSGVNLMYFARHGSIASSAQHDYSSNISSTPLVIQSPMVGRWYVTILPSNFSKQSGQTQVSNATVCFSIKLQVLECPLGKAGPNCLWERHELQTIPRISVPFESYYLPLSGKVSSSSANFLLDPLLSNSSSGGLNDTWTYFVLEIPRGAAGGNIHVRVTSDAKIKFEIYTRFGGLPSLRSWDYYYANKTSSSDGSTFFISNNSTEEKIDFYILNAREGSWVVGIRQPNSTATGSKGDPTMSLSLERCPRKCSSHGDCKTAFDASGLTSYSFCSCDRNHGGFDCSIEIVSHQGHLLQSIFLIASNAAAILPAYWALRQKAFAEWVLFTSSGISSGLYHACDVGTWCALSFGVLQFMDFWLSFMAVVSTFVYLTTISEVHKRAIHTAVAILTALMALTKATRSSNIILVMAIGVMGLLIGWLIELSTKFRTFSFSAGVWLNMLDRWQVIRVWLRNLVKTLMRRFRWGFLIAGFIALIMAGVSWKLETSESYWIWHSLWHVTIYTSSFFFLCSKATVAADGDEERPPYALTRQDSFSRGH; from the exons ATGGCTCTTTATTGGATCAGAGGATGTCTCTTCTCGCTGATTCTCTGTCAGCTTCTCTGCTGCTATTCACTTGGCGGCGCCTCCGGTTCGGGTTCCAGCCCTCCCCCGAACACCTTTACCGTTTCGAGCTTCAGCTATCCCCAGTCTAAGCTGAGGCCTTACGACCTCCGATACATAAGAG tTGATTTACCACCATGGTTCTCTTCAGTGTCTATAGAGCTGGAATCAGATGTAGACCTT GATATGGAAAGCTTAGGACAAGTATCTAATAGCATGTTGCCTATGGTTTGCTTCAGAGATGGTAGCCCTCCTCTACCAGACGTCTCAAACTCTTCTTTAAAGAGTTTAG CTTTCAGTATGCCGTCTAATGAATCACTTAAAAGAATACAAGGACTTCAGAATGCAGAGCAGTGCTATCCTATGCAAAGAAATATAACTATGAAGTTGACTAATGAGCAG aTATCTCCAGGAATTTGGTACTTTGGTCTTTTTAATGGGCTTGGACCTGCGAGGACTCAATCAAAGATG ATTGTGCGAAGGGCATCTTATTCATTCAGTGCGAATGTTAGTGTGGAAGGATGCATGGCTTCAATGACATGGGGCCAGTATTGCAATCAGACAATTGATTCGCTTTCATGTACTCAGTCTGAGACTAATAGTAGTACAGATTATCCTTTGGCTCTCAAGAACCAGACTCAGAGTGTGCTCTCatgcaaaaattcttttgagaCTTCTTGCCTGGGTAGTGAACAAATAAAAGTCTACTATATCGACGTATTGGAGATGGCAGAAGAACTGACATTTATGGCAACTGACGTCAGACTCAATCCTGCACCTTCAAATCACACCGGGAATTTTAGCGGGGTTAACTTAATGTATTTCGCTCGGCATGGCTCCATAGCTTCTTCAGCTCAACATGATTATTCAAGTAATATCAGTAGTACGCCGCTGGTTATTCAGTCGCCAATGGTGGGTCGTTGGTATGTCACTATTCTACCTAGCAACTTCTCAAAACAAAGTGGACAAACTCAGGTTTCCAATGCCACAGTGTGCTTTTCCATAAAATTGCAAGTGCTTGAATGTCCTTTGGGGAAGGCTGGACCAAATTGTCTGTGGGAAAGACATGAGCTTCAG ACCATTCCCAGAATATCGGTTCCATTTGAATCTTACTATTTACCACTCAGTGGAAAAGTATCTTCCAGTTCAGCGAACTTTCTCCTCGACCCTCTTTTAAGCAACTCCTCATCTGGTGGACTAAATGATACTTGGACATATTTTGTTTTGGAAATTCCACGTGGTGCAGCTGGAGGAAATATCCATGTCCGAGTAACATCAGATGCAAAGATTAAGTTTGAGATATACACTAGATTTGGTGGACTGCCATCTCTTCGAAGCTGGGATTATTATTATGCGAACAAGACTAGTAGCAGTGATGGCTCAACATTTTTCATATCAAATAATTCAACTGAAGAGAAAATTGACTTTTACATCTTGAATGCTAGAGAAGGCAGTTGGGTTGTTGGAATAAGGCAACCAAATAGCACTGCTACTGGTTCTAAAGGTGATCCTACCATGTCACTTTCCCTAGAGAGATGCCCAAGAAAATGCTCATCTCATGGGGATTGCAAAACTGCTTTTGATGCCAGTGGATTGACATCTTATAG ctTCTGCTCCTGTGATCGTAATCATGGAGGTTTTGACTGCAGTATTGAAATTGTCTCTCACCAAG GACACTTACTGCAGTCAATCTTCCTTATTGCATCAAATGCTGCAGCTATTCTCCCTGCCTACTGGGCTCTCAGACAAAAG GCTTTTGCAGAATGGGTGCTCTTCACATCCAGTGGCATTTCTAGTGGACTATATCATGCCTGTGATGTTGGCACATGGTGTGCTTTATCCTTTGGTGTCTTGCAG TTCATGGACTTTTGGCTATCTTTCATGGCGGTCGTGAGCACTTTTGTGTACCTGACTACTATCAGTGAAGTACATAAGAGGGCAATCCATACAGCTGTTGCAATTCTCACAGCTCTAATGGCCTTAACTAAAGCGACCAG GTCCTCTAATATTATTCTCGTGATGGCGATTGGGGTTATGGGTCTTCTCATTGGATGGTTAATAGAGCTGTCCACCAAGTTCaggacattttctttttctgccgGAGTTTGGTTAAATATGCTTGACAG GTGGCAAGTTATTAGGGTATGGTTGCGTAATCTAGTGAAGACGCTTATGAGGCGGTTCCGCTGGGGCTTCCTGATAGCAGGTTTTATTGCACTCATAATGGCAGGAGTAAGCTGGAAACTCGAAACTAGCGAAAGCTACTGGATTTGGCATAG TCTTTGGCATGTCACGATATACACAtcatctttcttcttcctatGCTCGAAAGCAACTGTGGCAGCAGATGGGGATGAGGAAAGGCCACCTTATGCGTTAACTCGGCAAGACTCATTCTCTAGAGGCCATTAG
- the LOC116203626 gene encoding uncharacterized protein LOC116203626 isoform X2: protein MALYWIRGCLFSLILCQLLCCYSLGGASGSGSSPPPNTFTVSSFSYPQSKLRPYDLRYIRAFSMPSNESLKRIQGLQNAEQCYPMQRNITMKLTNEQISPGIWYFGLFNGLGPARTQSKMIVRRASYSFSANVSVEGCMASMTWGQYCNQTIDSLSCTQSETNSSTDYPLALKNQTQSVLSCKNSFETSCLGSEQIKVYYIDVLEMAEELTFMATDVRLNPAPSNHTGNFSGVNLMYFARHGSIASSAQHDYSSNISSTPLVIQSPMVGRWYVTILPSNFSKQSGQTQVSNATVCFSIKLQVLECPLGKAGPNCLWERHELQTIPRISVPFESYYLPLSGKVSSSSANFLLDPLLSNSSSGGLNDTWTYFVLEIPRGAAGGNIHVRVTSDAKIKFEIYTRFGGLPSLRSWDYYYANKTSSSDGSTFFISNNSTEEKIDFYILNAREGSWVVGIRQPNSTATGSKGDPTMSLSLERCPRKCSSHGDCKTAFDASGLTSYSFCSCDRNHGGFDCSIEIVSHQGHLLQSIFLIASNAAAILPAYWALRQKAFAEWVLFTSSGISSGLYHACDVGTWCALSFGVLQFMDFWLSFMAVVSTFVYLTTISEVHKRAIHTAVAILTALMALTKATRSSNIILVMAIGVMGLLIGWLIELSTKFRTFSFSAGVWLNMLDRWQVIRVWLRNLVKTLMRRFRWGFLIAGFIALIMAGVSWKLETSESYWIWHSLWHVTIYTSSFFFLCSKATVAADGDEERPPYALTRQDSFSRGH, encoded by the exons ATGGCTCTTTATTGGATCAGAGGATGTCTCTTCTCGCTGATTCTCTGTCAGCTTCTCTGCTGCTATTCACTTGGCGGCGCCTCCGGTTCGGGTTCCAGCCCTCCCCCGAACACCTTTACCGTTTCGAGCTTCAGCTATCCCCAGTCTAAGCTGAGGCCTTACGACCTCCGATACATAAGAG CTTTCAGTATGCCGTCTAATGAATCACTTAAAAGAATACAAGGACTTCAGAATGCAGAGCAGTGCTATCCTATGCAAAGAAATATAACTATGAAGTTGACTAATGAGCAG aTATCTCCAGGAATTTGGTACTTTGGTCTTTTTAATGGGCTTGGACCTGCGAGGACTCAATCAAAGATG ATTGTGCGAAGGGCATCTTATTCATTCAGTGCGAATGTTAGTGTGGAAGGATGCATGGCTTCAATGACATGGGGCCAGTATTGCAATCAGACAATTGATTCGCTTTCATGTACTCAGTCTGAGACTAATAGTAGTACAGATTATCCTTTGGCTCTCAAGAACCAGACTCAGAGTGTGCTCTCatgcaaaaattcttttgagaCTTCTTGCCTGGGTAGTGAACAAATAAAAGTCTACTATATCGACGTATTGGAGATGGCAGAAGAACTGACATTTATGGCAACTGACGTCAGACTCAATCCTGCACCTTCAAATCACACCGGGAATTTTAGCGGGGTTAACTTAATGTATTTCGCTCGGCATGGCTCCATAGCTTCTTCAGCTCAACATGATTATTCAAGTAATATCAGTAGTACGCCGCTGGTTATTCAGTCGCCAATGGTGGGTCGTTGGTATGTCACTATTCTACCTAGCAACTTCTCAAAACAAAGTGGACAAACTCAGGTTTCCAATGCCACAGTGTGCTTTTCCATAAAATTGCAAGTGCTTGAATGTCCTTTGGGGAAGGCTGGACCAAATTGTCTGTGGGAAAGACATGAGCTTCAG ACCATTCCCAGAATATCGGTTCCATTTGAATCTTACTATTTACCACTCAGTGGAAAAGTATCTTCCAGTTCAGCGAACTTTCTCCTCGACCCTCTTTTAAGCAACTCCTCATCTGGTGGACTAAATGATACTTGGACATATTTTGTTTTGGAAATTCCACGTGGTGCAGCTGGAGGAAATATCCATGTCCGAGTAACATCAGATGCAAAGATTAAGTTTGAGATATACACTAGATTTGGTGGACTGCCATCTCTTCGAAGCTGGGATTATTATTATGCGAACAAGACTAGTAGCAGTGATGGCTCAACATTTTTCATATCAAATAATTCAACTGAAGAGAAAATTGACTTTTACATCTTGAATGCTAGAGAAGGCAGTTGGGTTGTTGGAATAAGGCAACCAAATAGCACTGCTACTGGTTCTAAAGGTGATCCTACCATGTCACTTTCCCTAGAGAGATGCCCAAGAAAATGCTCATCTCATGGGGATTGCAAAACTGCTTTTGATGCCAGTGGATTGACATCTTATAG ctTCTGCTCCTGTGATCGTAATCATGGAGGTTTTGACTGCAGTATTGAAATTGTCTCTCACCAAG GACACTTACTGCAGTCAATCTTCCTTATTGCATCAAATGCTGCAGCTATTCTCCCTGCCTACTGGGCTCTCAGACAAAAG GCTTTTGCAGAATGGGTGCTCTTCACATCCAGTGGCATTTCTAGTGGACTATATCATGCCTGTGATGTTGGCACATGGTGTGCTTTATCCTTTGGTGTCTTGCAG TTCATGGACTTTTGGCTATCTTTCATGGCGGTCGTGAGCACTTTTGTGTACCTGACTACTATCAGTGAAGTACATAAGAGGGCAATCCATACAGCTGTTGCAATTCTCACAGCTCTAATGGCCTTAACTAAAGCGACCAG GTCCTCTAATATTATTCTCGTGATGGCGATTGGGGTTATGGGTCTTCTCATTGGATGGTTAATAGAGCTGTCCACCAAGTTCaggacattttctttttctgccgGAGTTTGGTTAAATATGCTTGACAG GTGGCAAGTTATTAGGGTATGGTTGCGTAATCTAGTGAAGACGCTTATGAGGCGGTTCCGCTGGGGCTTCCTGATAGCAGGTTTTATTGCACTCATAATGGCAGGAGTAAGCTGGAAACTCGAAACTAGCGAAAGCTACTGGATTTGGCATAG TCTTTGGCATGTCACGATATACACAtcatctttcttcttcctatGCTCGAAAGCAACTGTGGCAGCAGATGGGGATGAGGAAAGGCCACCTTATGCGTTAACTCGGCAAGACTCATTCTCTAGAGGCCATTAG